The following nucleotide sequence is from Nitrospira sp. CR1.1.
CAGACGATGCCGTCGCTCAAAGTAGGCTTTGATCAGGTTGCGGGACAGGAGCAGCGTGAGAACGACGAACCCGATCAGGTCAAGATTGACCAGCAGCAAGACAAAGGCATACCCGGTACTGGGGAAAAAGGAATCGGATTCCTCCCCGACCGGAACGGCCATTTGCGCATAGTAGAACGTCAGCGCCAGGCAGGGCAGTAAGAGGATCAGGACGATCCAGACGGGCCGGACATGGCGCTTGCGCCGCTCGCTCTCGATCGAGGCTGGCGACGACGGCTCTTTTTCGCGCACCACACCCGGAGGGATGAGCTTGGTCATGTCCGTCGATTCAGGCATCGGCGCTACTCCGACTCCATCCCGGCTCGTTCAAGTCTGTCACACTATAACGAATTCCCTGGGAAAGTCTCAAAAGCCGTACCGGTGCCCTCTCGTTGGCCCAGGAGAATAGCGGCGGATAAACCAGGCTCAACAAGGAAAGGATAGACCATGCGGGACAGGAGAACGCGCAGAAGAGGATCACCGGTTAAGGAGTATGAATCGAGGATTTCCCCGAGGTCAGGCTGACGAACTTCATCCTCAAGGCGTACAGCATGTCCTTCATCACGACCTGCTCGTCAGGCGTGAGGTTGCCCCGGGTTTTTTCTTCCAACATGGACAGCAGATCGATGATCTCCTTCGCTTGCGGAAGATTCAGCGGCATGGCCGGTTGTTGGGGATCCAATTGCTCGCCCATGAGCATCAAGGCCGAGCTCCCCATGGAAATCACGAAGGAGGAGAAATTGACCGGCAGATGTCCGGCATGCCCATGCGCATCAGCCTGATGAGAATCGGCTGGCGCCGGTTCGGGAGCAGGAGGCGTGGGAGCTGATGCTGCGGCAGGCGCCTCTTCACTCCGTCCTCGACGATCGCGGATGACGAATCCCTGATCCTTCTCATCCCCCATGCGCATGTCCTCCGATCAACCGCCCGTAAAATGCAGGGGTGTACCCTACCATAGGCCTCGGAGGCGCGCAAGGCAGCTGGCCCCGTTGAAGGCGAAGAAAAACTCAGTTAGAGTGGCGCCACGAGGGGGGTGCGCATGTCCGAACGTTTTGATCAAGTCGTAGCCATCATGGCCCAACTACGGGCGCCCGGCGGCTGCCCGTGGGATCGCAAGCAAACCCATGAATCGCTGAAACCCTACCTGATTGAAGAAACGTACGAAGCACTCGATACCATCGACCGGCAGGATTTTCCCAAACTCAAGGAAGAACTCGGCGATGTGCTGCTCCAGGTGTTATTCCATAGTCAGATCGGAGCGGAAGCCGGCACCTTCACTATGGATGAGGTGCTCGAACAGCTACGCGACAAACTCGTGCGCCGCCACCCGCATGTCTTCGGGGATGCTGCGTCGGGCGTGCCGAATCTCAATTCCGACCAGGTTGTTCATCGATGGGAAGACATCAAACGGGCCGAACGCAAGAACGCCGGAAAACCTGATTCAGTCTTACAGGATATCCCGCAAGCCCTGCCGGCATTGCTTCGCGCCTATCAAACACAGGTTCGCGCCGCGCGAGTCGGGTTCGACTGGCCGGACAGTCCGCAGGGCCTCGCTGATGTCCTCGGTAAAGTCGAGGAGGAAATCGGGGAGCTTCGCAAAGCCGTGAGCGACGCGGCAACGTCCTCGCAGCCGCTACCGGAACCCACTGCGGAGATAGCGGCGGAATTGGGCGACCTGCTCTTTTCATTGGTCAACCTGGCGCGCCACATCAAGGTGAATCCGGAAGAATCCCTGCGGCAGGCCACAAAC
It contains:
- the mazG gene encoding nucleoside triphosphate pyrophosphohydrolase, which gives rise to MSERFDQVVAIMAQLRAPGGCPWDRKQTHESLKPYLIEETYEALDTIDRQDFPKLKEELGDVLLQVLFHSQIGAEAGTFTMDEVLEQLRDKLVRRHPHVFGDAASGVPNLNSDQVVHRWEDIKRAERKNAGKPDSVLQDIPQALPALLRAYQTQVRAARVGFDWPDSPQGLADVLGKVEEEIGELRKAVSDAATSSQPLPEPTAEIAAELGDLLFSLVNLARHIKVNPEESLRQATNRFTARFQHIEHEASRSGRSVHDLTTAEMDHYWNAAKRLESADRPAANAPPGSRGEAPRTL
- a CDS encoding DUF1844 domain-containing protein: MGDEKDQGFVIRDRRGRSEEAPAAASAPTPPAPEPAPADSHQADAHGHAGHLPVNFSSFVISMGSSALMLMGEQLDPQQPAMPLNLPQAKEIIDLLSMLEEKTRGNLTPDEQVVMKDMLYALRMKFVSLTSGKSSIHTP